DNA sequence from the Terriglobales bacterium genome:
TCTCCATATATGAAAACAAAGGACTTATAAGTCCTTTGAAATCATATACGTCGAGCCCGACGCTCGCGTAACTGCTTTGTTTTCTTATACGGAGGCAAAACAGGGGGGGAGGGGGGTATGGACCAGGGTATCCCTGGCCGATTAACTATCCTTGTCCACTGTCACTCCTACTCCACAGTCTGTGCACTTTCTGCCACACGCCGACGTCGCATCTCATAGAGTATGCTGCACATAGCAGCTTCTCTGTGACGTTTGAGCAGACAATCCGCCAGCCCGTTTCCGTTTCGGGCGTCGGCCTCCACTCCGGAGTTCCCGTCACACTGCGGATTCTGCCTGCTCCCGCCGGCACCGGCATCGTCTTCCGCCGCACCGACCTCGACGGCTTCGAAATCGAAGCCAACTGCCGCAACGTCGCCCGCGTCAGCTACGCCACCTCGTTGATGAAGAAAGGCGTGCTCATCTCCACCACCGAGCACCTGCTCGCCGCCTGCGTCGGCGTCGGACTCGACAACGCCATCATCGAACTCGACAACCTCGAACTGCCCCTGCTCGACGGCAGCGCGCAACCCTTCGTCGACCTCATCATGAGCGTGGGCCTCCGCCGCCAGCGACGCCCCCGCACTTACTACCGCATCCTCCGCGACATCGAACTCCACGAAGGCGATAAGTTCATCGGCGTCTATCCCGGCACCGGATACTCGGTCTCCTACGAGATCGACTTCCCCCACCCGCTCATCGGCAAAGAAAATTTTGAAGTCGAATTGAGCGACGGCCAGTTCCAGCGCGAGATCGCCGCCGCGCGCACCTTCGGCTTCAAGCACCAGGAACAGCAACTGAAAAACATGGGTCTGATTCGCGGTGCGGATATGACCAACTGCATCGTCCTCACTCACGACTCGGTTCTTAACGGCCCGCTTCGCTACCCGGATGAATTCGTCCGCCACAAGGTTCTCGATCTCATTGGCGACCTCGCGCTTCTCGGACGCCGAATTGTGGGACGAGTTGTTGCCAATCGCGCTGGACACGCAATGCACACAGCGCTCGTCTCGCGCCTGCTTAAAGACCCGTCATTCTGGGAAGAAACTACGGAAGAACACGTAATTCCGCCGTCTCCGATCGAACCTCGACTCGGTTCGTCAACGGTTCCGTAGCCGCTCCAAACCTCTCTGGAGCATCCAAGAAGCTGTTGACCAATAAAGAACCGCGGCAAATCTGCCGCTCGAATCTCGACATGAAGTTCTGGCAGTATTCATCAGGAAGTGTTCAAAATCGGAGGTGATGTGAAACGGTCAGCCTTGCGCATATCTGTAATCGTCATCGCACTCGTGCTGATCGGCGCGAGCTTCTTCGTGCGAACGTCGGCCGACGCGCGCCTTAGGTCCGCCGAAAAGACAGCCGTTGCTGAATCTGCCGCAGCCGCTGCGATCACTCGCCAGCATCACGACGTCGTCTCCGAAATCAAGGTTCGTCCCGGCACGAACTTCACTGAACTTCTGCTGTCCGCAAATGTCGACTCCGAGTCCGCAAGGCGCATCACCGAAGTCGTTCGCCCGGTATTTAAGCCGCGCTCGCTCAAAGCCGGTCAAAAG
Encoded proteins:
- the lpxC gene encoding UDP-3-O-acyl-N-acetylglucosamine deacetylase — encoded protein: MTFEQTIRQPVSVSGVGLHSGVPVTLRILPAPAGTGIVFRRTDLDGFEIEANCRNVARVSYATSLMKKGVLISTTEHLLAACVGVGLDNAIIELDNLELPLLDGSAQPFVDLIMSVGLRRQRRPRTYYRILRDIELHEGDKFIGVYPGTGYSVSYEIDFPHPLIGKENFEVELSDGQFQREIAAARTFGFKHQEQQLKNMGLIRGADMTNCIVLTHDSVLNGPLRYPDEFVRHKVLDLIGDLALLGRRIVGRVVANRAGHAMHTALVSRLLKDPSFWEETTEEHVIPPSPIEPRLGSSTVP